In Populus alba chromosome 9, ASM523922v2, whole genome shotgun sequence, a genomic segment contains:
- the LOC118053834 gene encoding BEL1-like homeodomain protein 1 gives MATYFHGSSEIQAAAAPSDGIQTLYLMNPNYLSSYSDSTQQQHQQQPPNMIFFNPSSSTAASNNGLHTGNLPHGPPQNHHFVGIPLAAPSSNIASLTPDSHSRPSLHGVVPSHLHYNIWGSIDQNSVATACESSAANDVVSSQVGFRRPVAVSPGRQGLSLSLSSQQAPTPPTPYNRAISNKHHEIQALHPRVSVVSSGDEIRVSGNSPSSVSAVSNGVSGLQNMVLGSKYLRATQELLDEAVNVGKDLIKSGLIEGSSKEKMKMTKESITGDGSSGGEAYAANRGAELTTAHRQELQMKKGKLVNMLDEVEQRYRQYHHQMQVVVSSFEQASGFGAAKSYTALALQTISKQFRSLKDTISSQIRAASKSLGEEDCIGAKVEGSRLRYVDHQLRQQRALQQLGMVQHNAWRPQRGLPERAVSVLRAWLFEHFLHPYPKDSDKHMLAKQTGLTRSQVSNWFINARVRLWKPMVEEMYVEEIKEQEKTGSEENANKNENKESRSHSSAPGESSTLQMDQLKGVLHSKQAEKPRNQNASPPRFSYPAISMSPMGAPLHQQAGFTLIGPDEMEGISHRSSKKPSSDMQNSPSSILSMDMDVKQGETSREISANFGGERLIKDGYPLITSSGGFGAYPMGDLGRFNLEQMTPRFSGNSVSLTLGLPHCENLSLSGTQQNYLSNQNINQLGGRRLEIGSGTEPDFSGINTSQNSHSSTGFESIDIQNRKRFPAQLLPDFVA, from the exons ATGGCAACGTACTTTCATGGAAGCTCAGAAATCCAAGCAGCAGCTGCACCATCTGATGGGATCCAGACACTATATCTTATGAACCCTAACTACCTCTCTTCTTACTCTGACTCGACTCAACAGCAGCACCAACAACAGCCCCCTAACATGATCTTCTTTAACCCCAGTAGTAGTACTGCCGCTTCCAATAATGGCCTTCACACCGGAAACCTTCCTCATGGCCCCCCGCAGAACCACCACTTTGTCGGCATCCCACTTGCTGCTCCCTCCTCCAATATCGCTTCTCTTACTCCAGACAGTCACAGCCGTCCGTCCCTACATGGGGTTGTCCCTAGTCATCTTCACTATAACATTTGGGGTTCGATAGATCAGAATTCGGTCGCAACAGCCTGTGAGTCTAGTGCGGCCAATGATGTCGTGTCGTCGCAGGTGGGTTTTCGGAGGCCAGTGGCGGTGTCTCCTGGAAGGCAAGGGTTATCTCTAAGTCTTTCGTCTCAGCAAGCACCGACACCACCGACACCGTATAATAGGGCTATAAGCAATAAACATCATGAGATTCAAGCATTGCATCCTCGTGTTTCGGTTGTGTCTTCTGGTGATGAAATCAGAGTTTCTGGGAACTCTCCGTCTTCTGTTTCGGCAGTGTCGAATGGGGTTTCCGGTTTGCAAAACATGGTTTTGGGATCCAAGTACCTGAGAGCTACACAGGAGTTGCTTGATGAAGCTGTTAATGTTGGGAAAGACCTAATAAAGAGTGGCTTGATAGAAGGGAGTTCTAaagagaagatgaagatgactAAAGAATCCATAACTGGGGATGGATCTAGTGGTGGTGAAGCTTATGCTGCTAATCGTGGAGCTGAGCTGACGACAGCCCATAGGCAGGAGCTGCAAATGAAGAAGGGAAAGCTTGTAAACATGCTCGACGAG GTGGAACAAAGATACAGGCAATACCACCACCAAATGCAAGTAGTCGTTTCCTCCTTCGAGCAAGCATCAGGATTTGGTGCGGCGAAATCATACACTGCCCTAGCATTACAGACTATCTCAAAGCAATTCAGGAGTCTTAAAGACACAATTTCTTCGCAAATCAGAGCCGCAAGCAAGAGTTTGGGTGAAGAGGATTGCATAGGAGCGAAGGTTGAAGGTTCAAGACTAAGGTACGTGGATCATCAGCTTCGACAACAGCGAGCACTACAACAATTGGGAATGGTCCAACATAATGCTTGGAGACCCCAGAGAGGATTGCCGGAACGTGCTGTTTCCGTTCTTCGCGCCTGGCTCTTTGAGCACTTCCTTCACCC ATATCCCAAAGACTCTGATAAGCACATGCTTGCAAAACAAACAGGGCTTACTAGGAGCCAG GTGTCTAATTGGTTTATAAATGCTCGGGTTCGGCTGTGGAAGCCAATGGTTGAGGAAATGTACGTTGAGGAAATCAAGGAGCAAGAGAAAACTGGTTCTGAGGAGAACgcaaataaaaatgagaacAAGGAGTCGAGGTCTCATTCTAGCGCACCAGGAGAGAGCAGTACACTTCAGATGGATCAACTTAAGGGAGTACTTCACTCGAAACAAGCCGAAAAACCCAGGAACCAGAACGCTTCTCCTCCAAGGTTTTCATATCCCGCAATCTCAATGTCTCCCATGGGAGCACCCCTTCACCAGCAAGCTGGTTTCACCCTTATTGGACCAGATGAAATGGAAGGCATTTCTCATAGAAGCTCAAAGAAACCGAGTAGTGACATGCAGAATTCTCCAAGCAGTATCCTCTCCATGGACATGGACGTGAAGCAAGGTGAGACAAGTAGGGAAATCAGTGCGAATTTTGGTGGTGAAAGGTTAATCAAGGATGGCTATCCTTTAATAACTAGCAGTGGTGGATTTGGAGCATATCCAATGGGAGATCTTGGGAGGTTTAACCTTGAGCAGATGACACCAAGATTTAGTGGAAACAGTGTTTCCCTTACTCTTGGTCTGCCGCATTGCGAGAACCTTTCTCTTTCAGGAACTCAACAAAACTACCTCTCGAACCAGAACATTAATCAGCTCGGAGGAAGAAGACTAGAAATTGGAAGCGGTACGGAACCTGACTTTTCTGGGATTAACACCTCACAAAATTCTCACTCCAGCACTGGTTTTGAGAGCATTGACATCCAAAACAGAAAGAGGTTTCCTGCACAATTATTGCCAGATTTTGTGGCCTGA